One Gossypium hirsutum isolate 1008001.06 chromosome A08, Gossypium_hirsutum_v2.1, whole genome shotgun sequence genomic window, aaattgattGCTCGGGAATTTTGTTAAACCAAACCATGTcaattttacctttaaaaaaacatgttaattttGTACACGTCCTTGTACTATTATAgtatgaaatatatttttctttcaaatgaGAAAACAagtaatatgaatttttttttgtaataattgaattaaactgTTAAATGCGACGGTTCAAATTAAGCAACAATGAGTTAGGTAAACTTgtcattatttaaattaatatctaTCATTTAATTAAGCCCcccttataaaattattttcctttACAATTCTTatgaaatcaaaaaaaaaaattttgcgggactgagataaaattataaaattttagaaagatcaatgttattttttttgcttaaattaaattattaaatttttagaacggcgaaaaattaaaaattttccattaatcaaaaaggttttaaaaaaaaacttaaatgaaataaTTGGTCCTTGTAGTCTCAATTTCTAAGGACCTTTGGGCTGAATTTAAGAGTACAAGAACCAAAATGCACTCCTCTCAATTGAATATTATAATTggtttgatttattatttttggtgcaAACAATCAACACTCAAACAGTCAATACTGTCCGATAGATCACGTGGAAAACCATCCTAACATATGAGAATATATCCAGAAGAAGAAACTTATCCAAATCCAACCCACCACAAGTTGTCAACCAGCTCATCCCATTGGCCTTTCCACACCTTCGAATTGATTGGTGCAATCCGAGCTGGTCCTATTATTGGAAAGAGAATAGAATCTTAACCGTGGGACCACACTTAAGCCGGCGTCCTAAATGATTAGACGCGTGAAAAAACGGTGGGTATTCTTTCACCCAATACCATCACTACAAATACACAAACCATGTCTACCCATACTCCGGGCTATTTGTGATAAAACaggaaaacaatgaaaaataataatataaagaagaGAAAACATTCAAATCTCGTTAAATTCATGAACAAAATTGGTTGTGGGGTTCTCAATGTTGCTAAGTAAAGACGAAGTTTTTAATATTGATGCGAGAGCTATTTTAGAAGGGTTATGTTAGAGATTGAGAGTAATAACACTCTTTTGATGGGATGATTGTAGAGGGAGGAGCAGCTAATAGTTAGTTAATAGAATTACATTCTATTCATCGAATGATGTGTCGAGATTGGAAGATTTGTTTTCGTCATATCCCAAGAACTCACAATACAATTGCTGATCATATTACTAAGGTTATGACGATAAAATTCACTGAAGTCTTATTTTGTACAACATTTAATATAAACAGATTACATTAGTATTACATAGGCTAATACGTTATTTTAATAGTATCGCGTACAGCTATTTTAAtttaccaaataataataataatggagcCCATGCTTTTTGAATCTTTTCTATGTCACAGCTATGGGGATGGGGTCAAGACACAACTATCCTTTTTTTAGGTCAAATAAATCTCAATTAGTTTTTTAAGCcctctgtatatatatatttatctaataaaatTTTCCACGTTTCATAATGATCGAAGAAGTGTAAAGCAaaagtttataattaaaaaatattccaTATCTTCGAGTATTTAACTGAAAAGTTGAtatgtttataaaaatttattttatgatcaatatatatcaagaaaaaaattttaatttcaaaaaaatattgattaaaaatatcCACCAAAATGATAAGAATgtacataattcaaaattttaaacatctTATTTTTAAACTGATATTCCTAAGTAAATTATATatcttaaaatatgtttttaatgctgatatttcttaataaatttgtttctaaattaaatattatttttctaaaattatcttaaaatttttgataCGGGAAAAAAGTTCGacaaaatatagtaaaatattaaaaaataaatattaaaaaaaacacatacCAATacacaaaatatattttataacatgttatttaaaataaatattttattttctaaaagtattttttttgccacaatactaaaaatataaattttagagtAAAATATTTGAAAGCTAAGCTGGTCAACTTGCCTTGAAACAAGTGGGGAAAATGCGTCCAAATTATATTGAAGTGAGAAACAGGGAGTGGGTTTCAAGATTTTGAAGTCTATGATTGGCGGCCATCGATTTATATCCCTCGTCAaatctatattttaaaaatgattaaaaatattcgatatttatattcaatataaaTCTACCCTTGACGGAGCTTGTTTTAAATCAGTTGAGGTTTCAAATAAGGATAGTCATTTTGCAACTCTCCTAATTTCTTCATCAtttaaagaaagaaacaaaagcatGGATCCAAGCTTGAGAGAAGTAGCTGGAACAGGAGATACTAATGCCTTGTACGCTCTAATTCGAAAGGATCCGTACATGTTGGAGCGTATTGATCAGATTCCTTTCATCGATACTCCACTTCACATAGCAGCAAATGAAGGCCAAATTAAGTTTGCAATGGAGATGATAAACTTGAAGCCTTCGTTTGGTCGGAAGCTAGACCAAGACGGCTTTAGCCCCATGCATTTGGCCTTCAAAATGGGGCATACCAAGCTAGTGCTTCGACTGTTGAAGACCGATAAAGACCTGGTTCGCGTCAGAGGAAGGGAAGGGATGACCCCTTTCCATTGTGCAGCTGCAGTGGGGAACTCTAATCTTTTATTCCAGTTTCTTGAAACTTGCCCTGAATGTGTTGAGGATGTCACGGTTCGTAACGAGACTGCATTACATCTTGCTCTGAAAAACAACCACACCGACGCTTTTAATCTCTTACATGGATGGCTTCGAAAGAACCGTCGTGGAGGAGGCAAGGATTTGGAAAGAAAGGTTGTGAATTGGAGAGATGATGATGACAACACTGTGTTGCACATTGCAGCTACAAAGCAACAGCATCAGGTATATATGCAATATAATGATAAGTTGCGTTCCTTTGATCATTTTATTAATGACTATTTATAATATTCTACGCAGGCAGTACAACTGTTGTTGGATTCCTTTTATGGGTTAGATGCAAACGCTAAGAACTCGGAAGGCTTGACAGCTCGAGAAATCATAGAAAGGGTTGAAAGACAGGGGTTGAACATGAGTGGCGCCGAAGACGATGATACCACCACCGCCAAGATTGAGCGCATTAAGAAAAGAACCAGTAGGTCTGAAAGAGCATTAATAAAGTTGATTCGTGCAAGGAATGGGTTGTCGGAGAACATGCTCAACGCAACACTGGTGGTAGCGGCGCTGGTCATAACAGCAATCTACCAGTCATCTTTAAGCCCACCAAGAGGTCTTTGGCAAGGTGATAACACTATCCCCACCAACACCACAAACCTTACTACGACTACTAAATTTACACTCTTTCACGACAATTACAGTGAGTATCGTACTAGAGTTGTGTTCGGTGAACAAACAAAGGAAACTGGTACAGCAGTCATGAATCCCAACTTGTTTTTAGCGTTTTGGTTTTTCAATTTTATAGCATTTGGGCTTCCAATTCTTCTAACCGTTTTGCTTTTATCCAATGTACCTAGTATTCTTCTCATCCCGCTTTATTATCTATCCGTCTCCTACTTCAACTGCATGACAATAATATCTCCTTCCACGTTTTGGGCAAACATCAACTTTGTTGTCATGTGGACAGCCATTATTCTCCCGTTGCTCATAGTTTTTAGAAGCGTATGGTTATCGAAGCGGCCA contains:
- the LOC121204804 gene encoding ankyrin repeat-containing protein BDA1 isoform X2, yielding MDPSLREVAGTGDTNALYALIRKDPYMLERIDQIPFIDTPLHIAANEGQIKFAMEMINLKPSFGRKLDQDGFSPMHLAFKMGHTKLVLRLLKTDKDLVRVRGREGMTPFHCAAAVGNSNLLFQFLETCPECVEDVTVRNETALHLALKNNHTDAFNLLHGWLRKNRRGGGKDLERKVVNWRDDDDNTVLHIAATKQQHQAVQLLLDSFYGLDANAKNSEGLTAREIIERVERQGLNMSGAEDDDTTTAKIERIKKRTSRSERALIKLIRARNGLSENMLNATLVVAALVITAIYQSSLSPPRGLWQVSIVLELCSVNKQRKLYSSHPALLSIRLLLQLHDNNISFHVLGKHQLCCHVDSHYSPVAHSF
- the LOC121204804 gene encoding ankyrin repeat-containing protein BDA1 isoform X3 — protein: MDPSLREVAGTGDTNALYALIRKDPYMLERIDQIPFIDTPLHIAANEGQIKFAMEMINLKPSFGRKLDQDGFSPMHLAFKMGHTKLVLRLLKTDKDLVRVRGREGMTPFHCAAAVGNSNLLFQFLETCPECVEDVTVRNETALHLALKNNHTDAFNLLHGWLRKNRRGGGKDLERKVVNWRDDDDNTVLHIAATKQQHQAVQLLLDSFYGLDANAKNSEGLTAREIIERVERQGLNMSGAEDDDTTTAKIERIKKRTSRSERALIKLIRARNGLSENMLNATLVVAALVITAIYQSSLSPPRGLWQVFFSSRFIIYPSPTSTA
- the LOC121204804 gene encoding ankyrin repeat-containing protein BDA1 isoform X1 codes for the protein MDPSLREVAGTGDTNALYALIRKDPYMLERIDQIPFIDTPLHIAANEGQIKFAMEMINLKPSFGRKLDQDGFSPMHLAFKMGHTKLVLRLLKTDKDLVRVRGREGMTPFHCAAAVGNSNLLFQFLETCPECVEDVTVRNETALHLALKNNHTDAFNLLHGWLRKNRRGGGKDLERKVVNWRDDDDNTVLHIAATKQQHQAVQLLLDSFYGLDANAKNSEGLTAREIIERVERQGLNMSGAEDDDTTTAKIERIKKRTSRSERALIKLIRARNGLSENMLNATLVVAALVITAIYQSSLSPPRGLWQGDNTIPTNTTNLTTTTKFTLFHDNYSEYRTRVVFGEQTKETGTAVMNPNLFLAFWFFNFIAFGLPILLTVLLLSNVPSILLIPLYYLSVSYFNCMTIISPSTFWANINFVVMWTAIILPLLIVFRSVWLSKRPKYREIRQLRRLFGN